Proteins encoded by one window of Chondromyces crocatus:
- a CDS encoding non-ribosomal peptide synthetase: MTTLAGLLDRLNGLGVKLWEEGGKLAYSAPKGVLTPELLKDLREHKEAVLAGLRQQRPTAGLPPLSRRPESASELLPLSFAQQSLWFIEQLGSGAVYNLPAAWRIVGPLNLAALEQAFSEIVERHESLRTVFSSEEGQASQRIVPARPVTIPVHDLREAPQATQGEVLRRMATEEATRHFDLERDQTVRAALVRLAEREHVLFVTLHHIAADGWSIGLLYGELSSLYAAFAGHQPSGLQRLEIQYADFALWQRAVLGGERLTRQKAWWKKHLEGAPALLELPTDRPRSAVQGHRGGSVSFHVDAETTALLRAISRRAEGTLFMSLLASFFVLLARHSRQEDIVVGIPIAGRKLPALERMIGMFNNTLPVRAMLAGNPTFIEFFSQIRSALQQAYEHEELPLEQIISASKIERSLAYSPLYQATLVLQNGPPLTFSLEGTQVRAERFEIETTRFDLVMDLREHEGGIEGICTYSADLFDVSTMERLVGHFQVLLSGIASDPSRRIEELPLLTEDERHQLLIAWNDSAAPVDPRSVVEQFAVQAKRTPEAPAVVLLGSMGPGGEEIPPGARSLTYRELDERSNQLAWHLRDLGLASEGIVGLYMERSLELLVALLGILKAGGAFLPLDVTHPRERIAFMLEDAKASIVLTQAFLQDRLPEQKAVVCAVDADWASIDKLSRNPPAPRGGPESLAYVIYTSGSTGRPKGVMIEHRGLSSYLDFAVRTYGAGEGKGALVHSSIGFDLTMTSLFAPLLQGASVCLLSPGNDVEALAAEIRRGEPYGFLKLTPAHLALLGELLPPEMIARAAKVLVLGGEALQWESLSALRSAGTAVRIINEYGPTEAVVGCCVHEVGSGEQGIGAVPIGRPLPNTRLYVLDRHLSPVPQGVQGEIYIGGDQVARGYLNRPELDTDRFLPDPFAPSGSGRRLYRTGDLARLRADGELEFLGRVDDQIKLRGFRIELGEIESWLCQHPAVREAAVVFQTEGHRRILAYFTRRAEAPVVEEQALRSFLAERLPEYMIPSAFVGLEQLPLTAHGKLDRAALLALGVTTSRVTVRDLPTSPDEKRLAAIFCDVLKVPQVGVHDRFFSLGGDSIASVQVVAKAAKAGVSLTLQQIFQHQTVYALARCAGARSEERQATTPFSLLSDRDRPRIPEGVEDAHPPGSVQLAMLFFGGLDAETHVYHSVSSHHVRARFDEAAWRQSVASVVARHPVLRSAFDLASYSEPLALVFRQISLPLFFHDLRALPDDEKRRAFLDWQEAEQRNPFDATCPPLFRVYIHRTSEDTGYLTLSLHHALLDGWSLAVVLTEIIERYSVLLRGETIPESPLSSTFRDFVALERAALADEACRRFWDQRLDDPPPALLPRWPASRVDKTSPGFVDVPLPKALAAGVASVAHAASVPLKSVLLAAHVFVLSRLTNEAEVIAGVSSHGRPEVVDADQLAGNFLNVLPLRVAVIRGTWLELCEAVFAEEQQSLPFRRYPLAEMQKKAGRPLFETAFNFIHFHVARRLAGIDDLDVMDHEGRASGEMTFQANFALDPASGQLNLQLTYDASTLGHEQVEAIAGYYRRTLDALTAQPGGRHEQFSPVGEAERQRVLVAWNHRAEESPLRSCVHQQIAARAALTPDVVAVMGVDDTTPVLTYRALEERGNQLANHLRSLSIGPGSVVGLHVERSVEMIVGILGVLKAGAAYSPLDVTLPPARLEVLLEQTRPALVLHKGTAPALAGASRCLSLDLEWPVVSQYPVDAPAVDAAPTDLAYIMFTSGSTGTPKGVQMEHRAFAAFVEGACATYGIQATDRVLQFAPLSFDTAIEEIYLTLVQGGTLVLRDDRIVSSPEQFIAACQRLKLTVLHLPTAYWHLLVADLVQHELHLPSCVRVVFIGGEEALTHRVHAWFQHVGDYPALVNTYGPMECSPVSTICKLCDWDERRVAGSPFPVGRPLPTALAYVLDARLQPTPIGTPGELYLGGAQVSRGYLNLPELTATRFLDDPFGAGRVYRTGDLVRWLPGGDLEFCGRRDFQVKIRGFRIEPEEIESTLLAHPDVRDAAVLVREERPGDRRLVAYAVVHAAPAAPGASSPSAAALRQYLQQKLPDYSVPSEIVLLDALPLTPAGKIDRRALLSLRAVLPDGSEEQQRAHVAPRDAVEQQLFAMFVEVLGQSRFGIHDDFFSLGGNSLVAMQLSSRIQRALELDMPFRPILEHPSIAELAEYIQDRLLGRRLQRATTESDEAEDELVL, from the coding sequence ATGACGACGCTCGCCGGTCTGCTCGATCGATTGAATGGGCTCGGGGTCAAGCTCTGGGAGGAGGGGGGAAAGCTCGCCTACAGCGCCCCCAAAGGCGTCCTGACGCCAGAGCTCCTGAAAGACCTGCGGGAGCACAAAGAAGCGGTGCTCGCTGGGCTGCGGCAGCAAAGGCCGACGGCTGGGCTCCCGCCTCTCTCGCGGAGACCGGAAAGCGCCAGCGAGCTGCTACCGCTTTCGTTCGCCCAGCAGTCGTTGTGGTTCATCGAGCAGCTCGGCTCCGGGGCGGTGTACAACCTGCCTGCAGCCTGGCGGATCGTGGGGCCGCTGAACCTCGCCGCACTCGAGCAGGCGTTTTCCGAGATCGTCGAGCGTCACGAGTCCCTCCGGACCGTCTTCTCGTCCGAAGAAGGACAGGCATCACAGCGCATCGTTCCCGCGCGGCCCGTCACCATCCCTGTACATGATCTGCGTGAGGCACCTCAGGCGACCCAGGGGGAAGTGCTGCGCCGTATGGCGACCGAGGAGGCGACGCGGCACTTCGATCTGGAGCGGGACCAGACGGTGCGTGCCGCGCTGGTTCGACTCGCAGAGCGCGAGCATGTTCTCTTCGTGACGCTGCATCACATCGCCGCCGATGGCTGGTCGATTGGTCTCCTCTATGGCGAACTCTCGTCGCTTTATGCAGCCTTCGCGGGTCACCAGCCCTCAGGGCTACAGCGTCTGGAAATTCAGTACGCCGACTTCGCCCTCTGGCAGCGGGCAGTGCTCGGCGGGGAGCGTCTGACCCGACAGAAGGCATGGTGGAAGAAGCACCTGGAGGGCGCTCCTGCGCTCCTCGAACTGCCGACGGACCGTCCCCGTTCGGCCGTACAGGGGCATCGCGGGGGAAGCGTTTCGTTCCACGTCGACGCGGAGACCACGGCGTTGCTGCGCGCGATCAGCCGCCGTGCCGAAGGGACGCTGTTCATGTCCCTCCTCGCTTCGTTCTTCGTACTGCTGGCACGTCACAGCAGGCAGGAAGACATCGTCGTCGGAATCCCGATCGCTGGCCGCAAGCTCCCCGCACTGGAGCGAATGATCGGGATGTTCAACAACACGCTCCCCGTACGGGCGATGCTGGCGGGGAACCCGACGTTCATCGAGTTCTTCTCGCAGATTCGCTCCGCCTTGCAGCAGGCCTACGAGCACGAGGAGCTGCCGCTGGAGCAGATCATCTCGGCATCGAAGATCGAGCGCAGCCTGGCCTATTCGCCGCTTTATCAGGCGACGCTCGTCCTGCAGAACGGCCCTCCTCTCACCTTCTCCCTGGAGGGCACGCAGGTTCGCGCCGAGCGCTTCGAGATCGAGACGACACGATTCGACCTGGTCATGGACCTGCGCGAGCACGAGGGGGGTATCGAGGGTATCTGCACCTACAGCGCCGACCTGTTCGACGTCTCCACCATGGAGAGGCTGGTCGGCCATTTCCAGGTGTTGCTCTCGGGTATCGCGTCGGACCCGAGCCGGAGAATCGAAGAACTCCCTCTCCTGACGGAGGACGAGCGCCACCAGCTTCTCATTGCGTGGAACGACTCCGCCGCTCCGGTGGATCCCCGGTCCGTGGTGGAGCAGTTCGCGGTGCAGGCCAAGCGCACGCCGGAGGCACCTGCCGTGGTGCTCCTGGGGTCGATGGGCCCTGGAGGCGAGGAGATCCCTCCTGGGGCGCGCTCTCTGACGTATCGCGAGTTGGATGAGCGCTCCAACCAGCTGGCCTGGCATCTCCGTGACCTGGGTTTGGCTTCAGAGGGTATCGTCGGCCTCTACATGGAGCGCTCCCTGGAGCTGCTCGTCGCGCTTCTCGGGATCCTGAAGGCAGGAGGAGCATTTCTTCCCCTCGACGTCACGCATCCGCGCGAACGCATCGCATTCATGCTGGAGGATGCGAAGGCCTCCATTGTGCTGACGCAGGCATTCCTCCAGGATCGGTTGCCCGAGCAGAAAGCGGTGGTCTGCGCCGTCGACGCGGACTGGGCATCCATCGACAAGCTGTCGCGCAATCCGCCGGCCCCTCGCGGGGGCCCCGAGAGCCTGGCCTACGTCATCTACACCTCGGGTTCCACGGGGCGCCCCAAGGGCGTGATGATCGAGCACCGTGGCCTGTCCAGTTACCTGGACTTTGCGGTGCGCACCTACGGGGCAGGGGAAGGGAAGGGGGCCCTCGTTCACTCGTCGATAGGCTTCGACCTGACGATGACCAGCCTCTTCGCTCCGCTGCTGCAAGGAGCGTCGGTGTGCCTGCTGTCCCCTGGCAATGATGTGGAAGCCCTGGCAGCGGAAATTCGCCGAGGGGAACCGTATGGATTTCTCAAGCTGACGCCCGCGCATCTAGCGCTGCTCGGTGAGCTGCTCCCCCCCGAGATGATTGCGCGGGCGGCGAAGGTGCTGGTGCTCGGGGGTGAAGCTCTCCAGTGGGAGTCGCTCTCGGCGCTGCGGAGTGCCGGGACGGCGGTCCGGATCATCAATGAGTATGGCCCCACGGAAGCCGTCGTCGGGTGCTGCGTTCACGAGGTGGGCTCAGGGGAGCAGGGCATCGGGGCCGTGCCCATCGGGCGCCCTCTCCCGAACACGCGTCTCTACGTCCTGGATCGGCACCTGTCTCCCGTCCCTCAGGGGGTCCAGGGAGAGATCTACATCGGAGGCGATCAGGTGGCCCGTGGCTATCTGAACCGTCCCGAACTCGACACCGACCGTTTCCTTCCCGATCCATTCGCACCTTCCGGGAGCGGGCGCCGACTGTATCGGACGGGCGATCTTGCGCGTCTGCGTGCGGACGGCGAACTCGAATTCCTCGGTCGTGTCGACGACCAGATCAAGCTGCGTGGCTTCAGGATCGAGCTCGGCGAGATCGAGAGCTGGCTGTGCCAGCACCCGGCCGTGCGTGAGGCGGCCGTGGTATTTCAGACGGAGGGCCACCGACGGATCCTGGCCTATTTCACCCGGCGTGCGGAGGCTCCTGTGGTGGAGGAGCAAGCGCTGCGGAGCTTCCTGGCCGAGCGGCTCCCCGAGTACATGATTCCATCGGCCTTCGTCGGCCTGGAGCAGCTCCCGCTGACGGCGCACGGCAAGCTCGATCGTGCGGCGCTGCTCGCCCTCGGGGTGACCACGAGCCGCGTCACCGTGCGTGACTTGCCGACCTCGCCGGACGAGAAGCGGCTGGCGGCGATCTTCTGTGACGTGTTGAAGGTGCCGCAGGTCGGAGTTCACGACCGCTTTTTCAGCCTCGGTGGGGACTCCATCGCGAGCGTGCAGGTGGTGGCCAAGGCTGCCAAGGCCGGGGTCTCCCTGACGCTGCAGCAGATCTTCCAGCACCAGACGGTCTACGCGCTCGCGCGCTGCGCCGGAGCCCGCTCGGAGGAGCGGCAGGCCACGACACCGTTCAGTCTCCTGTCGGACAGGGACCGCCCTCGCATCCCCGAGGGGGTCGAAGATGCCCACCCTCCCGGCTCCGTGCAGCTCGCCATGCTGTTCTTCGGCGGGCTCGACGCGGAGACCCACGTCTACCACAGCGTGAGTAGCCACCATGTTCGCGCTCGGTTCGACGAAGCGGCGTGGCGGCAGTCCGTCGCCTCCGTGGTGGCGCGCCACCCGGTGCTACGGAGCGCTTTCGACCTGGCGAGCTACAGCGAGCCCCTGGCCCTCGTGTTCCGGCAGATCTCCCTGCCGCTGTTCTTCCACGATCTGCGCGCCCTGCCCGACGACGAGAAGCGTCGGGCCTTCCTGGACTGGCAGGAGGCGGAGCAGCGCAACCCCTTCGACGCCACCTGCCCACCGCTGTTCCGCGTCTACATTCACCGCACCTCCGAGGACACGGGATACCTGACGTTGTCGCTCCACCATGCTCTGCTGGACGGCTGGAGCCTGGCGGTCGTGCTGACGGAGATCATCGAGCGCTACAGCGTGCTCCTGCGGGGCGAAACGATCCCGGAGAGCCCGCTCTCCTCCACGTTCCGGGATTTCGTCGCCCTGGAGCGAGCGGCCCTCGCGGACGAGGCCTGTCGTCGGTTCTGGGATCAGCGCCTCGATGACCCGCCCCCGGCCCTCTTGCCGCGCTGGCCAGCCTCGCGGGTCGACAAGACCAGCCCGGGGTTCGTCGACGTGCCTCTCCCGAAGGCCCTGGCGGCCGGTGTCGCGAGCGTGGCCCACGCGGCGTCGGTTCCCCTCAAGAGCGTGCTGCTGGCGGCGCACGTCTTCGTGCTGAGCCGCCTCACCAATGAAGCCGAAGTGATCGCTGGCGTGAGCTCGCACGGGCGACCCGAGGTCGTCGACGCGGATCAGCTCGCGGGAAACTTCCTGAACGTGCTGCCCTTGCGGGTCGCTGTGATCCGTGGGACCTGGCTGGAGCTGTGCGAGGCCGTCTTCGCGGAAGAGCAACAGTCGCTCCCGTTTCGCCGCTATCCGCTCGCGGAGATGCAGAAGAAGGCTGGGCGGCCGCTCTTCGAGACGGCATTCAACTTCATTCATTTCCACGTCGCCCGACGGCTCGCCGGCATCGACGATCTCGATGTCATGGACCACGAAGGTCGAGCCTCCGGCGAGATGACCTTTCAGGCGAACTTCGCCCTGGATCCTGCCTCCGGACAGCTCAACCTCCAGCTCACCTACGACGCGAGCACCCTCGGTCACGAGCAGGTCGAGGCGATTGCAGGTTATTATCGGCGCACCCTCGACGCCCTCACGGCCCAGCCGGGAGGGCGTCACGAACAGTTCTCGCCCGTCGGTGAAGCGGAGCGGCAGCGCGTCCTCGTCGCGTGGAACCACCGCGCAGAGGAGTCTCCGCTGCGCTCCTGCGTACATCAGCAAATCGCGGCGCGCGCCGCGCTCACGCCCGATGTCGTGGCCGTCATGGGGGTGGATGACACGACCCCCGTGCTGACCTACCGCGCGCTGGAGGAGCGAGGCAACCAGCTCGCGAACCATCTCCGCTCCCTCTCCATCGGTCCTGGTAGCGTGGTCGGTCTCCACGTCGAGCGGTCGGTCGAGATGATTGTCGGGATCCTGGGGGTCCTCAAGGCCGGCGCAGCGTACTCGCCCCTCGACGTGACCCTGCCGCCGGCGCGCCTGGAGGTCCTGCTGGAGCAGACCCGCCCGGCGCTGGTGCTGCACAAGGGGACCGCGCCGGCCCTGGCGGGGGCATCGCGGTGCCTCTCGCTCGACCTCGAGTGGCCTGTCGTCTCTCAGTACCCTGTGGATGCGCCAGCGGTCGACGCGGCACCCACGGACCTGGCCTACATCATGTTCACCTCGGGCTCGACCGGAACACCGAAGGGCGTCCAGATGGAGCACCGCGCCTTCGCCGCCTTCGTCGAGGGGGCGTGTGCCACCTACGGCATCCAGGCCACGGATCGGGTCCTGCAGTTCGCTCCGCTGAGCTTCGATACCGCGATCGAGGAGATCTACCTGACCCTGGTGCAAGGAGGGACGCTGGTCCTGCGCGACGACCGCATCGTGAGCTCACCCGAGCAGTTCATCGCGGCCTGCCAGCGACTGAAGCTGACCGTGCTTCACCTGCCGACGGCCTACTGGCATCTGCTCGTCGCGGATCTCGTCCAGCACGAGCTTCATCTGCCTTCCTGCGTGCGGGTGGTCTTCATCGGAGGCGAAGAGGCGCTGACCCACCGCGTCCACGCCTGGTTCCAGCACGTCGGGGATTACCCCGCCCTCGTGAACACCTACGGCCCCATGGAGTGCTCGCCGGTCTCCACGATCTGCAAGCTGTGCGACTGGGACGAGCGGCGTGTCGCGGGGAGCCCTTTCCCCGTGGGGCGACCCCTCCCGACGGCGCTCGCCTATGTGCTCGATGCTCGGCTCCAGCCGACGCCCATCGGCACCCCCGGTGAGCTCTACCTCGGCGGCGCTCAGGTGAGCCGCGGCTACCTGAACCTCCCCGAGCTGACGGCGACGCGCTTCCTGGACGACCCCTTCGGAGCCGGGAGGGTCTATCGCACCGGAGATCTCGTCCGCTGGTTGCCGGGTGGGGATCTCGAATTCTGCGGACGCCGCGACTTCCAGGTGAAGATTCGCGGTTTCCGCATCGAGCCGGAGGAGATCGAGAGCACCCTGCTCGCCCATCCCGACGTGCGCGACGCGGCCGTCCTCGTCCGGGAGGAAAGGCCGGGCGACCGACGGCTCGTGGCCTACGCCGTCGTCCACGCCGCCCCCGCAGCTCCGGGAGCGTCGTCCCCTTCGGCCGCTGCGCTTCGCCAGTACCTTCAGCAAAAGCTGCCCGACTACTCGGTCCCTTCGGAGATCGTGCTGCTGGACGCGCTACCGCTGACGCCCGCGGGCAAGATCGATCGACGTGCGCTCCTGAGCCTCCGCGCGGTGCTCCCGGACGGAAGCGAGGAGCAACAGCGGGCCCACGTCGCTCCGCGGGACGCCGTGGAGCAGCAGCTCTTCGCCATGTTCGTCGAGGTGCTGGGTCAGTCACGGTTCGGGATCCACGACGACTTCTTCAGCCTCGGCGGCAACTCGCTGGTCGCGATGCAGCTCTCGTCCAGGATCCAGCGTGCCTTGGAGCTGGACATGCCTTTCCGCCCCATCCTGGAGCACCCTTCGATCGCGGAGCTGGCGGAGTACATCCAGGACCGGTTGCTCGGCCGACGCCTTCAGAGGGCGACGACCGAAAGCGACGAGGCGGAGGACGAGCTGGTGCTCTGA
- a CDS encoding 2-ketoarginine methyltransferase, producing MTESFEARLIEGIQPLRQYVLSINIYHLFETGLFDLLLAEGGLAIEAIAERKAMEPDRLRVFLGYLRNEGYLSEVDGKFSLADKARKIEEFRPWYTMFVGGYDETYMQIGEKLSRGSGWASRNLAQVGNGSCGISRHDAIPLTRKLMAKVPGRCTRLLDMGCGNGRYLVEFCEALPEIQQAWGVEPSAESCREAEQMIARHGLQDRVHIVNASAGAFLHAPSSFEPDFVVLGFVLHEILGQEGPAGVRAFLTQMVERFPHLHLIIIEVDQQLDSPQLMQHGLGLAYYNPYYLAHPFTQQRLETPSFWEGVFAECDLEVVAKEFTDPEVDSTGMEVGYLLRKRGS from the coding sequence TTGACGGAGTCATTCGAGGCCAGACTGATCGAGGGGATCCAGCCGCTGAGGCAGTACGTTCTCTCGATCAACATCTACCACCTCTTCGAGACGGGTCTGTTCGACCTGTTGCTGGCGGAGGGCGGCCTCGCCATCGAGGCGATCGCAGAGCGCAAGGCCATGGAGCCAGACCGACTCCGCGTGTTCCTCGGCTACCTGCGGAACGAAGGGTATCTGTCGGAGGTCGACGGGAAGTTCAGCCTCGCTGACAAGGCGCGCAAGATCGAGGAGTTCAGGCCCTGGTACACGATGTTCGTGGGGGGCTATGACGAGACGTACATGCAGATCGGCGAGAAGCTGTCGCGTGGCTCTGGCTGGGCGTCGAGGAACCTGGCGCAGGTCGGGAACGGTAGCTGCGGGATCAGCCGTCACGACGCCATCCCGCTGACGCGCAAGCTGATGGCGAAGGTCCCTGGGCGATGCACGCGGCTCCTCGACATGGGCTGCGGGAATGGGCGGTACCTGGTCGAGTTCTGCGAGGCGCTGCCCGAGATCCAGCAAGCGTGGGGGGTGGAGCCGAGCGCGGAGAGCTGCCGGGAGGCGGAGCAGATGATCGCCCGCCATGGGCTCCAGGATCGCGTCCACATCGTCAACGCTTCGGCAGGCGCCTTCCTGCACGCGCCGTCGAGCTTCGAGCCTGACTTCGTGGTGCTCGGCTTCGTCCTCCACGAGATCCTGGGGCAGGAAGGGCCAGCCGGCGTGCGGGCATTCCTCACCCAGATGGTGGAGCGTTTCCCCCATCTTCACCTCATCATCATCGAGGTCGACCAGCAGCTCGACTCTCCCCAGCTCATGCAGCATGGGCTCGGTCTTGCCTACTACAACCCCTACTACCTCGCGCATCCCTTCACGCAGCAGCGGCTGGAGACGCCGTCCTTCTGGGAAGGGGTTTTTGCCGAGTGCGACCTCGAGGTGGTGGCAAAGGAGTTCACCGATCCAGAGGTCGACTCGACCGGTATGGAGGTCGGTTACCTGCTCCGCAAGCGCGGGTCTTGA
- a CDS encoding TauD/TfdA family dioxygenase produces MSRGPGSFEATGVVGSFREASGGLPLVLTPKALAVPLVSWIEVHRALLDEALVQHGALLFRGFFGGEAAGAEVFERAAEALCGTLLTSNPEHVTVSGRVQTPVAYSAKQKLLWHNENSFNRVWPRKLVFGCEIPADSGGETPLVDSRRMFRELDPGLRDVWLRKGVMYIRNFGEALGLPWQQVFGTADRAEVEHICAAEQVEYEWRAGGQLRTRAVRPAAIPHPTTGEWSWFNQMQHWHVAALAEGTRASLGSLMAEEDFPRGCTFGDGSPIPEEHVQQVLDLYGVLEVVFPWRKGDILLLDNVLVAHARNPFAGARRLLVGLGEPTSYASEAVEDMDVGVL; encoded by the coding sequence ATGAGCCGTGGTCCGGGAAGCTTCGAAGCAACGGGGGTCGTGGGGTCCTTCCGGGAGGCATCCGGCGGGCTTCCACTCGTGCTGACGCCGAAGGCGCTGGCGGTGCCGCTGGTCTCCTGGATCGAGGTGCATCGCGCGCTGCTCGATGAGGCGCTCGTCCAGCACGGCGCGCTTTTGTTCCGGGGTTTCTTCGGTGGGGAAGCCGCAGGGGCCGAGGTGTTCGAGCGGGCGGCGGAGGCCCTCTGTGGCACGCTGCTGACCAGCAACCCGGAGCACGTGACCGTGAGCGGGCGCGTTCAGACGCCAGTCGCCTACTCGGCGAAACAGAAGCTGCTCTGGCACAACGAGAACTCGTTCAACCGCGTCTGGCCGCGCAAGCTCGTGTTCGGCTGCGAGATCCCGGCGGATTCGGGGGGCGAGACGCCTCTGGTCGACAGCCGGCGCATGTTCCGGGAGCTCGATCCTGGACTCCGCGATGTGTGGTTGCGGAAGGGGGTGATGTACATCCGCAACTTCGGCGAGGCGCTCGGCCTGCCCTGGCAGCAGGTCTTCGGCACGGCGGATCGTGCCGAGGTGGAGCACATCTGCGCAGCGGAGCAGGTGGAGTACGAGTGGAGGGCAGGGGGTCAGCTCAGGACGCGCGCCGTGCGCCCGGCGGCCATTCCACACCCGACGACGGGCGAGTGGTCCTGGTTCAACCAGATGCAGCACTGGCACGTGGCCGCACTGGCCGAGGGGACCCGCGCGTCGCTGGGGAGCTTGATGGCCGAGGAGGATTTCCCGCGGGGATGCACGTTCGGCGATGGCTCGCCGATCCCCGAGGAACACGTGCAGCAGGTGCTCGACCTCTATGGCGTGCTGGAGGTCGTCTTCCCGTGGCGCAAAGGCGACATTCTGCTCCTGGACAACGTGCTGGTGGCACATGCGCGAAACCCATTCGCCGGCGCCCGGCGCCTCCTCGTGGGACTGGGAGAGCCGACTTCGTATGCCAGCGAGGCTGTGGAGGACATGGATGTCGGTGTTCTTTAG
- a CDS encoding arginase family protein, with translation MQQLGQYRALSNAPVEDHGIRVGLMGVPFDNGVSYQGGPRLAPQRIRSLMPRLARISEEGVPLVLPIFDYGDVGPDLDWARYFSTVEERALTVLNENQLALFLGGDHSVGIPLFKAFARRFPGPVGYIQFDAHPDLADEYDGHPWSHACTARRNLEQAGLDHRHLAFVGLRSHMVDELQYYAEHPEIGWHTAREVYRRGIEAVARDVAAQLAGVSAVYLSIDVDGIDPSCTPGTGTPVHGGPSMRECMEFMRIIYAELPVRAMDIVEVSPPLDISDVTSMAAVKLLYEGCGFFQEKSLR, from the coding sequence ATGCAGCAGCTCGGTCAGTACCGCGCCCTGTCCAATGCCCCGGTCGAGGACCATGGCATCCGGGTAGGGCTCATGGGCGTCCCGTTCGACAATGGGGTCAGCTATCAAGGCGGACCGCGGCTCGCGCCGCAGCGGATCCGTAGCCTGATGCCACGGCTCGCCCGGATCTCGGAGGAGGGCGTGCCCCTGGTGCTGCCCATCTTCGACTATGGCGATGTCGGCCCCGATCTCGACTGGGCGCGCTACTTCTCCACCGTCGAGGAGAGGGCGCTCACGGTGCTGAACGAGAATCAGCTCGCCCTCTTCCTGGGAGGCGATCACAGCGTGGGGATTCCGCTGTTCAAGGCATTCGCGCGACGATTCCCCGGGCCGGTCGGGTACATCCAGTTCGACGCGCACCCCGACCTGGCCGACGAATACGACGGCCACCCCTGGAGCCACGCATGCACGGCCAGGCGAAACCTGGAGCAGGCGGGTCTCGATCACCGCCACCTGGCCTTCGTGGGGTTGCGCTCGCACATGGTCGACGAGCTGCAGTACTACGCGGAGCACCCCGAGATCGGGTGGCATACGGCGCGCGAGGTGTACCGGCGTGGGATCGAGGCGGTCGCACGGGATGTTGCCGCCCAGCTCGCAGGCGTCTCCGCGGTTTACCTCAGCATCGACGTGGATGGGATCGACCCGTCGTGCACTCCAGGGACGGGCACGCCAGTGCACGGTGGCCCCTCGATGCGCGAATGCATGGAGTTCATGCGCATCATCTACGCCGAGCTTCCCGTGAGGGCGATGGATATCGTCGAGGTCAGCCCGCCTCTCGACATCTCCGATGTGACCTCCATGGCGGCGGTGAAGCTGCTGTACGAAGGCTGTGGCTTCTTTCAGGAAAAATCGCTGCGATGA
- a CDS encoding pyridoxal phosphate-dependent aminotransferase: MRRHHKPYPALTMDRIMIELGAHGGGALEPINFCQASSSFNPFEHVDVAMTREDLARVAPYAGLNGSPGLRRAICKVYREEYGYDLQPERVCITAGATEALLLAFAMLTEPGGEVILAASHFPPFRCLAHMFGVQCRFAPLNERNCLDVEQLARQITPRTQAIIVNSPSNPHGAVLEAAELEAIASLDVPVIFDEVYQSLALSDEQIPSAVAFSDRHMIVNSFSKSLSLAGFRVGYLIVPETYMGLVADVKATTSFSSSWAGQEICEALLEHRGELLSKHRALLRERWQCFTQVAESLGLSLCPAPRASLYGLIDISSYERDSGRVAIDLARNLAVGVAPGSDFQTPDPRFLRVNYAAPQAHIEPGLRRIASYLQRYH; encoded by the coding sequence ATGCGACGTCATCACAAACCCTACCCTGCGCTGACCATGGATCGGATCATGATCGAGCTGGGCGCTCATGGAGGCGGCGCGCTCGAGCCCATCAATTTTTGCCAGGCCAGCTCGTCCTTCAATCCCTTCGAGCATGTGGATGTCGCGATGACGCGAGAAGACCTGGCCAGGGTCGCACCCTATGCGGGTCTGAACGGGAGCCCGGGATTGCGGAGAGCCATCTGCAAGGTCTACCGGGAGGAGTACGGGTACGACCTCCAGCCCGAGCGGGTCTGCATCACCGCAGGGGCGACCGAGGCATTGCTGCTGGCATTCGCCATGCTGACCGAGCCTGGAGGAGAGGTGATCCTCGCGGCGTCTCACTTCCCTCCCTTCCGCTGCCTCGCGCACATGTTCGGTGTCCAGTGCAGGTTTGCTCCCCTGAACGAGCGCAACTGCCTGGACGTGGAGCAGCTCGCGCGACAGATCACGCCGAGGACGCAGGCCATCATCGTCAATTCGCCGAGCAACCCGCACGGGGCCGTGCTGGAAGCTGCCGAACTCGAGGCGATTGCATCGCTGGACGTGCCTGTGATCTTCGATGAGGTCTATCAGTCGCTGGCGCTCTCCGACGAGCAGATCCCGAGCGCCGTCGCGTTCTCCGACAGGCACATGATCGTCAACAGCTTCTCGAAGTCGCTCTCGCTTGCGGGCTTCCGCGTGGGCTATCTGATCGTCCCCGAGACGTACATGGGCCTCGTGGCCGACGTGAAGGCGACGACGAGCTTCAGCAGCAGCTGGGCCGGGCAAGAGATCTGCGAGGCGTTGCTGGAGCATCGGGGCGAGCTGCTGTCGAAGCACAGGGCGCTCCTGAGGGAGCGGTGGCAATGCTTCACCCAGGTCGCCGAATCTCTGGGGCTATCGCTCTGCCCCGCGCCGCGTGCGAGCCTTTACGGGCTGATCGACATCTCCTCGTACGAGCGGGACTCGGGCCGCGTGGCGATCGATCTGGCACGCAATCTGGCTGTCGGCGTCGCCCCCGGGAGTGATTTCCAGACGCCCGACCCCCGGTTTCTGCGGGTCAACTATGCCGCACCCCAGGCGCACATCGAGCCGGGATTGCGAAGAATTGCCTCCTATTTGCAACGTTATCACTGA